The Carassius carassius chromosome 2, fCarCar2.1, whole genome shotgun sequence genome has a segment encoding these proteins:
- the LOC132098129 gene encoding beta-1,3-galactosyltransferase 2-like, which translates to MVEDCKKQSQHQSNSVCRSLRSFVIFTLFLVLFLCYYIVPIEFSASWALTVGLFLPEKISSQAINFSLKRVSAMSVESWKTLEPYYVAYPYKYNLVLNEPEKCQKENPFIVLIVPVNPSNKAARDAIRSTWGSQKLVGNKTVSTLFMLGLPTSEERETIQKDLLQESAKYRDLIQSDFWDSYKNLTIKTMVILEWLAGYCQYASYAMKIDSDVFLNVENLVNMLLSAPKHNYMSGLVARRGIVQRDPHSKWFIPKAVYDQPLYPPYTLGLGYVFSLDLPVKLVKTAQLIKAVYIEDVFLGLCMTHLGIALTDPPDGNLFSVFPVEYNRCRYSKIIATTTRSLRDQVEFWRDLLRPGPYC; encoded by the exons ATGGTGGAAGACTGTAAAAAACAAAG tcaACACCAGTCAAATAGTGTATGCAGATCTCTTCGTTCATTTGTCATATTCACGCTGTTCCTGGTCCTGTTCCTGTGCTACTACATCGTCCCCATTGAATTCTCAGCATCTTGGGCTTTAACAGTTGGATTATTTCTTCCAGAGAAAATTTCAAGTCAAGCAATCAACTTTTCACTGAAAAGAGTGTCGGCAATGTCTGTGGAATCATGGAAGACCCTGGAACCATATTATGTGGCTTACCCATACAAGTATAATTTAGTTTTGAATGAACCAGAGAAGTGCCAGAAGGAGAATCCATTTATTGTATTAATTGTACCAGTAAATCCAAGCAATAAAGCTGCTCGGGATGCCATTCGTTCAACTTGGGGATCACAGAAGTTAGTTGGGAACAAGACTGTGAGCACATTATTTATGTTGGGTCTACCCACTTCAGAAGAAAGAGAAACGATTCAAAAAGATTTGCTACAGGAAAGTGCAAAGTATCGTGACCTTATACAAAGTGATTTCTGGGACAGTTACAAAAATCTCACAATTAAGACCATGGTAATACTAGAATGGTTGGCTGGTTACTGTCAGTATGCCTCCTACGCAATGAAAATTGATTCAGATGTGTTTCTCAATGTGGAAAACTTAGTGAATATGCTTCTTTCTGCACCAAAGCACAACTATATGTCTGGACTTGTGGCTAGGAGAGGAATAGTACAGAGAGACCCCCATTCTAAATGGTTTATTCCAAAAGCTGTTTATGACCAACCTTTATATCCACCTTACACTCTGGGCTTGGGATATGTTTTCTCTTTGGACTTGCCAGTGAAACTTGTTAAAACAGCACAACTTATCAAAGCGGTTTACATAGAGGATGTGTTTCTAGGTCTGTGTATGACACATTTAGGGATCGCTCTAACTGATCCACCTGATGGAAACTTGTTCAGTGTCTTTCCTGTAGAATACAACCGCTGCCGCTATTCAAAAATCATCGCCACAACAACACGAAGCTTGAGAGACCAAGTGGAGTTTTGGAGGGATTTACTGAGACCTGGTCCatattgttaa
- the LOC132098138 gene encoding uncharacterized protein LOC132098138 isoform X1: MPVHVEKDWKRIELPERAAIQYRQCTLRQKEDEPPLKVRIDIREDMEDQEGRIINFYKVPKIDWTRPLQCRLEGDVATGDGVQRHFFSMVMHKLQNGFLFNVGNGNGTALFEGQADHLIPSTSQVLLQSDLFVMAGRIIGHSFLHGGPSLAGVSPAIVHVLLGGSPQTATITIEDVADIDIRETIQMLAVGDSNNDLSEDQKAAIDTLAMCWDLPVLTTTNRTWLLHNLLQHAVLTRTWRQVKQLRQGLKESMVWQLLEARPDVASVIFPRQSMADCSTQVLLNNIIWPMEDEEWDNEPPFTTQCRISGYLRKFVETADQCKLKQLVKFWVGWELPMKEMQVKVVQAENLHPPPVFAFFVYQLITRLMTISKNT; encoded by the exons ATGCCAGTACATGTGGAGAAAG ATTGGAAGAGGATTGAGCTTCCAGAAAGGGCAGCTATACAGTACAGGCAGTGTACACTTCGACAAAAAGAAGACGAGCCCCCACTGAAAGTAAGAATTGATATTAGAGAAGACATGGAGGACCAGGAGGGGAGAATAATAAATTTTTACAAGGTCCCCAAAATTGATTGGACTAGACCTCTTCAATGCCGATTGGAAG gggaTGTTGCCACTGGGGATGGTGTTCAGCGCCATTTTTTCAGCATGGTGATGCACAAGCTGCAGAATGGATTCCTCTTTAATGTCG GAAATGGAAACGGAACTGCATTATTTGAAGGGCAAGCTGACCACCTTATCCCATCTACTTCCCAAGTCCTTTTGCAGAGTGACTTGTTTGTGATGGCAGGCAGGATTATTGGTCATTCTTTCCTCCATGGTGGGCCTTCATTAGCAGGTGTGAGCCCAGCAATTGTACATGTATTATTAGGAGGCTCCCCACAAACAGCAACCATCACAATTGAAGATGTGGCTGACATCGACATTAGGGAGACAATACAGATG CTTGCTGTAGGTGATTCAAACAATgatttaagtgaggatcaaaagGCAGCCATTGACACACTGGCAATGTGTTGGGACCTTCCAGTGTTGACTACAACCAACCGCACTTGGCTGTTACACAATCTTCTTCAGCATGCA GTGCTGACAAGAACCTGGCGACAAGTAAAACAACTCAGACAAGGACTGAAGGAGTCAATGGTATGGCAGTTATTGGAGGCCCGACCTGATGTGGCATCTGTGATATTTCCAAGACAGTCAATGGCTGACTGCAGTACACAG GTTCTCTTAAACAACATCATCTGGCCCATGGAAGATGAAGAGTGGGACAATGAACCCCCATTTACCACCCAGTGCAGAATTTCAGGGTACCTTAGGAAGTTTGTGGAGACTG CTGATCAATGTAAATTGAAACAGCTTGTCAAATTCTGGGTGGGCTGGGAGCTACCAATGAAGGAAATGCAGGTGAAAGTGGTGCAGGCAGAAAACCTACATCCTCCACCTGTTTTTGCATTCTTCGTCTACCAGCTCATTACACGACTTATGACCATTTCAAAAAACACCTAG
- the LOC132098138 gene encoding uncharacterized protein LOC132098138 isoform X2 → MCDDWKRIELPERAAIQYRQCTLRQKEDEPPLKVRIDIREDMEDQEGRIINFYKVPKIDWTRPLQCRLEGDVATGDGVQRHFFSMVMHKLQNGFLFNVGNGNGTALFEGQADHLIPSTSQVLLQSDLFVMAGRIIGHSFLHGGPSLAGVSPAIVHVLLGGSPQTATITIEDVADIDIRETIQMLAVGDSNNDLSEDQKAAIDTLAMCWDLPVLTTTNRTWLLHNLLQHAVLTRTWRQVKQLRQGLKESMVWQLLEARPDVASVIFPRQSMADCSTQVLLNNIIWPMEDEEWDNEPPFTTQCRISGYLRKFVETADQCKLKQLVKFWVGWELPMKEMQVKVVQAENLHPPPVFAFFVYQLITRLMTISKNT, encoded by the exons ATGTGTGATG ATTGGAAGAGGATTGAGCTTCCAGAAAGGGCAGCTATACAGTACAGGCAGTGTACACTTCGACAAAAAGAAGACGAGCCCCCACTGAAAGTAAGAATTGATATTAGAGAAGACATGGAGGACCAGGAGGGGAGAATAATAAATTTTTACAAGGTCCCCAAAATTGATTGGACTAGACCTCTTCAATGCCGATTGGAAG gggaTGTTGCCACTGGGGATGGTGTTCAGCGCCATTTTTTCAGCATGGTGATGCACAAGCTGCAGAATGGATTCCTCTTTAATGTCG GAAATGGAAACGGAACTGCATTATTTGAAGGGCAAGCTGACCACCTTATCCCATCTACTTCCCAAGTCCTTTTGCAGAGTGACTTGTTTGTGATGGCAGGCAGGATTATTGGTCATTCTTTCCTCCATGGTGGGCCTTCATTAGCAGGTGTGAGCCCAGCAATTGTACATGTATTATTAGGAGGCTCCCCACAAACAGCAACCATCACAATTGAAGATGTGGCTGACATCGACATTAGGGAGACAATACAGATG CTTGCTGTAGGTGATTCAAACAATgatttaagtgaggatcaaaagGCAGCCATTGACACACTGGCAATGTGTTGGGACCTTCCAGTGTTGACTACAACCAACCGCACTTGGCTGTTACACAATCTTCTTCAGCATGCA GTGCTGACAAGAACCTGGCGACAAGTAAAACAACTCAGACAAGGACTGAAGGAGTCAATGGTATGGCAGTTATTGGAGGCCCGACCTGATGTGGCATCTGTGATATTTCCAAGACAGTCAATGGCTGACTGCAGTACACAG GTTCTCTTAAACAACATCATCTGGCCCATGGAAGATGAAGAGTGGGACAATGAACCCCCATTTACCACCCAGTGCAGAATTTCAGGGTACCTTAGGAAGTTTGTGGAGACTG CTGATCAATGTAAATTGAAACAGCTTGTCAAATTCTGGGTGGGCTGGGAGCTACCAATGAAGGAAATGCAGGTGAAAGTGGTGCAGGCAGAAAACCTACATCCTCCACCTGTTTTTGCATTCTTCGTCTACCAGCTCATTACACGACTTATGACCATTTCAAAAAACACCTAG